In Fusarium oxysporum f. sp. lycopersici 4287 chromosome 4, whole genome shotgun sequence, a genomic segment contains:
- a CDS encoding hypothetical protein (At least one base has a quality score < 10) gives MVRLRISQSSALMRHPNTNSDRPFCRTYLYPSGVVDDGCVSTTVEEVESVHFTHKGQKSPNLSTVTLTDGASEGLGESVTVTVQKKVTGSPSAVTLYVIPQPTSDSTTSSVSHGSRDKPTPVGAIVGGVVGGVAVLGLIGLGAFCLRRRRRKNKRQEHIVPSGQLNMAHSVNQNQYPYHPQQHRPVPPYTNPSMVPSTPLDARMSMMTGSFSFSGQNAH, from the coding sequence ATGGTAAGACTTCGAATCTCCCAGTCTTCAGCGCTGATGCGACATCCCAATACCAATTCGGACCGGCCTTTCTGCCGCACATATCTCTACCCCAGTGGCGTCGTCGATGATGGATGTGTATCAACCAcggttgaggaggttgagagtGTTCATTTTACCCATAAAGGGCAGAAGAGTCCAAATCTTAGTACAGTGACTCTCACTGATGGGGCATCGGAAGGTTTGGGAGAATCAGTCACTGTAACGGTGCAAAAGAAGGTTACTGGAAGTCCAAGCGCTGTCACCCTCTACGTGATACCTCAGCCGACCAGCGATTCAACGACCTCCTCCGTTTCCCATGGCTCCCGTGACAAGCCTACCCCTGTTGGGGCTATTGTTGGAGGCGTCGTTGGGGGTGTAGCCGTTCTTGGGCTGATCGGCCTTGGTGCTTTCTGTTTACGTCGACGCCGGAGAAAGAACAAGCGCCAGGAACACATAGTACCTTCCGGTCAACTCAACATGGCCCACTCAGTGAACCAGAATCAATACCCGTATCATCCACAACAACACCGACCTGTGCCGCCTTACACCAACCCCAGCATGGTACCCTCTACGCCACTGGATGCACGTATGTCAATGATGACAGGGTCGTTCTCCTTCAGTGGACAAAATGCACATTAA
- a CDS encoding tagatose 1,6-diphosphate aldolase, protein MTSTWKPQNNKTCQILKAAEDGGYGVVAPIAYSIEHILAFVRAAEVKRSPLIIQVFPWAITFSSGLLIHAAAHAARNASVPIAIHLDHAQDEAIIRHAADSLPFDSIMVDMSHHEMEENLSKTKELVSYCHVRGIATEAEPGRIEGGEDGIADTADLEGALTTAEQVEDFIATGIDFLAPAFGNVHGEYGKRGPVLEFDRLVKRLSDYIKSNKVFRLEMIRSRVNGRVRVVLHGTNDFPEDIMKACIKGGVSKVNVNKLVLDDYLIHIKEQASKLNLTTLMEEGVEKAQKLTEWQMDVCGSTGKA, encoded by the coding sequence ATGACTTCCACCTGGAAACCGCAAAACAACAAGACCTGCCAGATCCTCAAGGCAGCTGAGGATGGAGGCTACGGAGTCGTTGCACCGATAGCTTACAGCATAGAGCACATTCTGGCTTTTGTACGAGCTGCCGAGGTCAAACGTAGTCCTCTTATCATCCAAGTCTTCCCTTGGGCCATCACCTTTTCATCTGGCCTCCTCATCCACGCCGCAGCACACGCAGCGCGGAATGCTTCAGTTCCCATCGCAATCCACTTAGATCATGCACAGGACGAAGCAATTATTCGACATGCCGCTGATTCTCTCCCCTTTGATAGCATCATGGTCGATATGAGCCATCacgagatggaagagaacctgtccaagaccaaggagtTGGTTTCGTACTGTCATGTGCGTGGAATTGCTACTGAAGCTGAACCGGGGAGAATTGAAGGAGGGGAAGACGGAATCGCGGATACAGCTGATTTGGAGGGGGCCTTGACGACTGCAGAGCAGGTTGAGGATTTCATTGCGACGGGGATTGATTTCCTTGCCCCTGCATTTGGTAACGTACATGGAGAATATGGCAAGCGTGGTCCTGTTCTAGAATTTGATCGGTTAGTAAAACGGCTAAGTGATTACATCAAGTCTAACAAGGTCTTCAGGCTTGAGATGATACGATCAAGAGTCAATGGGCGCGTGAGAGTTGTCCTCCATGGGACCAACGATTTCCCAGAGGATATAATGAAGGCCTGCATCAAGGGCGGTGTGTCCAAGGTCAATGTGAACAAGCTTGTCTTGGATGACTACCTCATTCACATCAAGGAACAAGCCTCGAAGCTCAACTTGACGACACTGATGGAGGAAGGTGTAGAGAAAGCTCAGAAGCTGACGGAGTGGCAGATGGATGTCTGCGGTTCTACAGGGAAGGCTTAA
- a CDS encoding ribose 5-phosphate isomerase B has translation MPSGLRIVIGGDDAGFPYKFIIAQQLLTDPRVSSVIDAGPSSEEDKTAYSHFAIAAAEKVAKGEADRALLICGTGLGVAIAANKVRGIRAVTAHDSFSVERSVLSNNAQVLCLGQRVVGIELAKRLVKEWLGYQFDPNSSSAAKVKIIEDYDSQQLITAPIAAA, from the exons ATGCCATCCGGACTTCGCATAGTCATTGGCGGGGACGACGCCGGCTTCCCCTACAAGTTCATCATCGCCCAACAACTTCTCACTGACCCCCGTGTTTCGTCGGTCATCGACGCTGGTCCTTCATCAGAGGAGGACAAAACTGCATATTCGCACTTTGCCATCGCAGCTGCAGAGAAAGTGGCAAAGGGTGAAGCTGACAGAGCTTTGTTGATCTGCGGAACTGGACTTGGTGTTGCCATCGCTGCCAACAAAGTGCGTGGTATCAGGGCTGTGACAGCACATGATAGCTTCTCTGTTGAGCGTTCGGTTTTGAGTAATAATGCTCAGGTTTTGTGTTTGGGACAACGGGTTGTTGGGATTGAGCTAGCTAAGAGGCTGGTGAAGGAATGGCTGGGGTACCAATTTGATCCC AACTCATCATCTgctgccaaggtcaagatcatTGAGGATTACGACAGTCAACAACTTATAACAGCGCCAATAGCAGCTGCATAG
- a CDS encoding serine/threonine protein kinase (At least one base has a quality score < 10), whose protein sequence is MGDFQSFSTYSADFSATELINRPDKTYAVKGQAEFLAVAVALDVPILSAQNNVIASMNILSAGAGASFAVFASAEELSLDADEDFINATPGVRDWIQKAKDSQKFRRYVTKKIVTSQGVASDSPQLAAAINEIRVLSNETIRQCDFIVSMLAISWSESPSVGRFWPQVLLEAADEGTLTEYLSSNKVDFKSQLAISMNIGRALQFLHAHGIVHADLKPTNVLVFTSGLDEHQHDLLDKTGLPPIRAKLCDFGYAVILDDYKSENLFQARIGSLPWMAPELDAEEPIRLEDLHRTDIYSLGLLTASIFMNGYTPFESLSPGEVLEIKTRPPEQSGSAVATLVMNIKEKTTLTEQQEEFVYAFLDGTCAPSPSDRVSLSAIQSYLFLGLMQQLHTGKATIPLEWFKDLRPAADGYKGALAALEKKHSGLINEIDQDEMLIQLRQMYDEVISIKINNPEFEEMLATCFEDHSLKSASLKKFKKNWKPDGDTQDSEGFISRMEEIFDGAIAKVPDFAFEHTLNVSLIPRVAQEEAFRDLRESVESGDLQDSAAPLHLAGAYLNGQLVEPSTNKGLEHLVRAAMMENSEALSVILNIFDACDTSLPSESETELLRKIESYGTKTFGLAQGTLFDHLVPKHLSTNQVLGKTWTRKWPEKYEEYLATERRFPNMFLLHCNSPLFLKEKPNMDTPVFDFDRLACLKDAGKENIDPERTGEFKEEVTRLDCLNCCNKDGFMLLQIATVKNDLVMAHALVELGADVNAHGNTHGWVPLLLSCHCGHFDMAKLLIDNGADPTIRESLHGATILHSLTQFSKREHCEEIFDIALSAGLDINVPMKNGATPLHTTFAAWDYSRGVATELLLEYGADATRQVQGWDGFLNFDTAITHAAQQLDVDLLRRMLAASEALVAILGLSAQRQLSDAKAQALSALFQRTRFYCMCVGGKGYKGKLETVIFLLADEDARSVLIERRRVDKKQPTDPFLTMCTFRGYGFFVDAFLKVFPDTVIDDPSWNLPRLFLHVAIERRDIEAVRAFVRQGAGILTKERGGRNALHFAAHYFPKILPELIKTLEEFPSQRRQGKSMTGILEEQCNSGLTVFAQLLVEGYDDERKLAETLRAKYSLNHDYKMHRDGSWVTFGGYLVSLAVADGLVPVEHIQYLLKLDPLPEYATTPTGKTLLATAIEGFSGSRDSYELACHQITRMLLAKYPDFDDVFRVADERGRTSLHIAAYWSNTTALQMIKDHAQRHFPNKNIPWNTVASGNTVLDHALLGIKEKSLPALDTEVNKVATRSTRKAALACYVFLRENGALHNWELDGSLVAARLIMYTPDFQKIGLFLRLATQRLGLGPPDVDLDRCVEVGTTTSLDGRLIRVPVVDLIWKYDNFILRFYSVRISSLAVEGLRQFYGWLEKRLTETEPRCYESLGLPAGLWPFMTLTYDQPIPYAKDTMRWTRSGRIWAEEERDSLKAQFSSLWDIFFGEVEEQFLSRFEMA, encoded by the exons ATGGGCGACTTTCAATCATTTTCGACATATTCCGCTGATTTCTCAGCGACAGAACTGATCAACCGACCCGATAAGACATATGCCGTCAAAGGCCAAGCCGAATTCTTGGCTGTCGCCGTCGCACTCGATGTCCCAATCCTCAGTGCCCAGAACAATGTCATCGCCAGCATGAATATCCTTTCAGCTGGTGCAGGCGCTTCATTCGCAGTGTTTGCATCAGCTGAAGAACTTAGTCTTGATGCAGATGAGGACTTTATCAATGCGACACCCGGAGTACGCGATTGGATTCAGAAAGCGAAGGATAGCCAGAAGTTTCGACGATATGTGACTAAAAAGATTGTTACCTCTCAAGGAGTCGCGAGTGACTCGCCTCAGCTTGCCGCTGCCATCAATGAGATACGAGTTCTATCAAATGAGACGATTCGACAATGCGACTTTATTGTTTCGATGCTAGCCATTTCGTGGAGCGAGTCGCCCAGTGTTGGACGATTCTGGCCACAGGTCTtgcttgaagctgctgatgaaGGGACTTTGACGGAGTATCTCTCTTCTAACAAAGTCGACTTCAAGTCCCAATTGGCAATATCCATGAACATCGGTCGCGCGCTCCAGTTTCTCCACGCTCATGGGATCGTTCATGCTGATCTAAAGCCAACGAATGTGCTCGTCTTCACATCCGGCCTGGACGAACACCAGCATGATCTCCTCGACAAAACTGGTCTTCCACCAATCCGGGCCAAACTTTGCGACTTTGGGTATGCGGTGATCCTAGACGATTACAAGTCCGAAAATCTATTCCAGGCGAGAATCGGTAGTCTTCCTTGGATGGCACCCGAGCTCGATGCAGAAGAGCCGATCAGATTGGAGGATCTTCACAGAACAGATATCTACTCACTGGGACTGCTCACTGCCAGCATTTTCATGAACGGCTACACGCCCTTTGAGTCATTGAGCCCGGGAGAAGTGTTAGAGATCAAGACGAGACCACCAGAACAGTCAGGATCAGCTGTCGCAACACTCGTAATGAACATCAAAGAGAAAACAACTCTCACAGAGCAGCAGGAAGAGTTCGTTTACGCTTTTCTCGACGGAACTTGCGCACCTTCACCCTCGGACAGGGTGTCATTATCGGCGATACAGAGTTACCTTTTTCTGGGACTCATGCAACAGCTTCATACTGGAAAGGCGACCATCCCGTTGGAGTGGTTTAAGGATCTACGACCTGCAGCAGACGGATACAA GGGTGCTCTGGCTGCGCTTGAGAAGAAACATTCAGGATTG ATAAATGAAATAGACCAAGACGAAATGTTGATCCAACTCCGGCAAATGTACGACGAAGTCATATccatcaagatcaacaaccCAGAGTTTGAGGAAATGCTCGCAACTTGTTTCGAAGACCACAGCCTCAAGTCAGCTAGTCTGAAGAAGTTTAAGAAGAACTGGAAGCCGGACGGGGATACTCAAGATAGTGAGGGCTTCATTTCTCGGATGGAAGAGATCTTTGATGGAGCTATAGCCAAAGTCCCTGAT TTTGCATTCGAGCACACTTTGAACGTATCTCTCATCCCCAGAGtggcccaagaagaagcctttCGAGATTTGAGGGAGAGCGTTGAGTCAGGGGATCTACAAGACTCTGCTGCGCCACTTCACCTGGCTGGGGCATATCTCAATGGACAACTTGTCGAGCCGTCAACAAACAAAGGTCTGGAACATCTCGTGAGAGCAGCAATGATGGAGAACTCAGAAGCCTTGTCGGTCATACTAAACATCTTCGACGCATGCGATACGTCTTTACCATCAGAGAGCGAAACCGAGTTACTAAGAAAGATTGAGTCTTATGGAACCAAGACATTCGGCCTTGCCCAAGGAACACTTTTTGACCATTTAGTTCCTAAGCATCTCTCAACGAATCAGGTCCTTGGTAAGACCTGGACTCGCAAGTGGCCAGAGAAGTACGAAGAATATCTCGCAACTGAGCGCAGATTTCCTAATATGTTTCTCCTCCATTGCAATAGTCCTTTGTTCCTGAAGGAGAAGCCAAACATGGACACTCCAGTATTCGACTTTGATCGTCTTGCGTGCCTCAAAGATGCAGGAAAGGAAAATATAGACCCAGAAAGGACAGGTGAGTTTAAAGAGGAAGTCACTCGACTTGACTGTCTCAACTGCTGCAATAAGGATGGTTTCATGCTGCTTCAGATCGCAACTGTTAAGAACGATCTTGTCATGGCGCATGCTCTAGTTGAGCTTGGCGCTGATGTCAACGCACACGGCAACACTCACGGCTGGGTACCATTACTTCTAAGCTGCCACTGCGGCCATTTCGACATGGCAAAACTCCTCATCGATAACGGTGCTGACCCCACCATTCGAGAAAGTCTCCACGGAGCTACGATCCTTCACTCCCTAACCCAGTTCTCCAAACGCGAGCACTGCGAGGAGATATTCGACATAGCCTTATCAGCCGGTCTTGACATCAATGTCCCTATGAAGAACGGCGCAACTCCACTTCACACTACATTTGCAGCGTGGGATTATTCTCGAGGAGTGGCGACTGAGCTGTTGCTGGAGTATGGAGCAGATGCGACAAGACAGGTCCAAGGATGGGACGGCTTCTTGAACTTCGATACGGCAATCACTCATGCAGCGCAACAGCTTGACGTCGATCTCCTACGAAGAATGTTAGCTGCCTCAGAGGCCTTGGTGGCGATTCTAGGGTTGTCAGCGCAACGTCAACTCAGCGATGCCAAGGCTCAGGCACTCAGTGCTCTTTTCCAAAGAACGCGCTTCTACTGTATGTGCGTCGGAGGTAAAGGGTACAAAGGAAAGTTGGAGACTGTAATTTTCCTCCTAGCTGATGAAGACGCCCGCTCGGTGTTGATTGAGCGACGACGAGTGGATAAGAAGCAACCGACAGATCCCTTCTTGACGATGTGCACTTTCAGAGGATACGGTTTCTTTGTCGATGCATTTCTGAAAGTCTTTCCAGATACTGTCATCGATGATCCTTCGTGGAACCTACCGAGACTGTTTCTTCATGTCGCCATTGAGAGGAGAGACATCGAGGCAGTGCGGGCCTTCGTCAGACAAGGTGCAGGTATCCTCACCAAGGAGAGAGGAGGGAGGAATGCGCTTCACTTTGCAGCGCACTACTTCCCCAAGATCCTGCCAGAGCTTATCAAGACACTTGAAGAGTTCCCTTCACAGAGACGACAGGGGAAGAGTATGACAGGGATATTGGAGGAGCAGTGTAACTCAGGGCTCACGGTCTTTGCTCAACTTTTAGTCGAGGGTTATGACGATGAACGAAAGCTGGCAGAGACTCTACGTGCTAAGTACTCTCTGAATCATGACTATAAGATGCATCGAGATGGTAGTTGGGTGACATTCGGGGGCTATCTCGTCTCACTCGCTGTTGCTGATGGCTTGGTACCGGTTGAGCATATCCAATATCTTCTGAAACTTGATCCACTTCCAGAATATGCAACTACACCAACGGGAAAGACCTTATTAGCGACAGCTATCGAAGGCTTTTCAGGAT CTCGGGACTCGTATGAACTTGCATGTCATCAGATCACAAGAATGCTCCTAGCGAAGTACCCAGATTTTGATGACGTCTTCCGTGTCGCCGATGAAAGAGGTCGGACCTCTTTACATATCGCAGCTTACTGGTCTAACACGACCGCTTTGCAAATGATCAAAGACCATGCACAACGGCATTTTCCCAACAAGAACATTCCATGGAACACAGTAGCCAGCGGCAACACAGTCTTGGATCACGCCTTACTCGGCATCAAGGAGAAGTCACTCCCAGCGCTTGACACTGAAGTCAACAAAGTCGCCACACGGTCGACTAGGAAAGCTGCGTTGGCGTGCTATGTGTTCTTGCGTGAGAATGGAGCGCTGCATAATTGGGAGTTGGACGGGTCTTTGGTAGC GGCACGATTAATCATGTACACGCCTGACTTTCAGAAGATCGGCCTTTTCTTGAGACTTGCGACACAGAGACTTGGGCTGGGTCCACCAGACGTCGACTTGGACA GATGTGTCGAGGTCGGCACTACCACCAGCCTCGATGGAAGACTTATCCGAGTTCCAGTCGTGGACCTGATATGGAAATATGACAATTTTATCCTCCGATTCTATTCCGTTCGGATCTCATCTCTTGCCGTTGAAGGCCTCCGTCAATTCTACGGTTGGCTCGAGAAAAGACTGACAGAGACTGAACCACGTTGTTATGAGAGTTTAGGGTTACCCGCCGGACTTT GGCCGTTTATGACTCTCACCTACGACCAACCCATACCTTACGCAAAAGACACTATGCGCTGGACCCGAAGCGGCCGCATTTGGGCCGAAGAAGAACGCGATAGCCTGAAAGCACAATTTTCTTCACTGTGGGATATTTTCTttggagaggttgaggagcaGTTCTTGTCTAGGTTTGAGATGGCTTAA
- a CDS encoding cytochrome-b5 reductase — protein sequence MASFTAKEVAAHNTRDDCWTIINGKVYDVTKYIEDHPGGADVLIEVAGKDSTVEFDNAGHSEDAFEIMEEYLIGTYSGAPVRGAPKAVTLKKAAPKAVAESSFTSTALTATAAISVGAVALQAYRLNPEMLNSLPKLKTSGSGPGFLEGFLIASALFTVAGTITAKKLSKHLHFEEGGFMSYAPHKKMPKVTKVNPLIQRGWLDPTAYHALPLTEKELIAPNVYRLVFSLPTPTTVLGLPTGQHLAIKAEIDGKTVNRSYTPISNNNDLGKLELVIKCYPDGLLTGKYLANLSLGDEVSFRGPKGAMRYKNGLCKRIGMLAGGTGITPMFQIIRAICEDDRDLTQVSLIYANRSEQDILLRNELETFARRYPQNFRLYYVVENAPENWTFGTGYATQELMQEKFPAPGADSKIMLCGPPGMVKAAKTSLGNLGFEQPGASAKMSDHIFCF from the exons ATGGCTTCGTTTACTGCTAAAGAAGTGGCTGCTCACAACACTCGTGATGATTGTTGGACAATCATTAACGGAAAAG TTTATGATGTTACGAAATACATTGAGGATCATCCTGGTGGTGCGGATGTCCTGATTGAAGTTGCTGGCAAGGACTCAACGGTGGAGTTTGACAATGCAGGCCATTCTGAGGATGCTTTTGAGATTATGGAGGAGTATCTGATTGGAACGTACAGTGGTGCACCTGTACGAGGCGCCCCAAAAGCTGTGACGCTCAAAAAGGCGGCTCCAAAGGCTGTTGCTGAAAGTAGCTTCACTTCAACGGCACTCACAGCTACCGCTGCTATTTCTGTCGGCGCTGTTGCGCTTCAAGCATATCGATTGAACCCTGAGATGCTTAACTCATTACCCAAGCTCAAGACCAGTGGCTCAGGACCTGGTTTCCTTGAAGGCTTCTTGATTGCTTCAGCGCTCTTCACCGTCGCTGGGACAATCACCGCCAAGAAACTCTCTAAGCATCTTCACTTCGAAGAGGGCGGCTTTATGAGCTACGCTCCTCACAAGAAGATGCCCAAGGTCACAAAAGTCAACCCCCTCATTCAACGAGGCTGGCTCGACCCAACAGCATACCACGCTCTTCCTCTAACCGAGAAGGAATTAATCGCCCCCAACGTCTACCGTCTTGTCTTCAGCCTCCCAACACCCACAACAGTCCTCGGTCTCCCAACAGGCCAACATCTCGCCATCAAAGCTGAAATCGACGGCAAGACAGTGAATCGCTCATACACAcccatctccaacaacaacgaTCTGGGCAAACTCGAGCTCGTCATCAAATGTTACCCCGACGGACTTTTGACAGGAAAATACCTTGCCAATCTCTCCCTCGGCGATGAAGTTTCCTTCCGCGGTCCCAAGGGCGCAATGCGCTACAAGAACGGTCTCTGCAAACGAATAGGCATGCTGGCCGGCGGAACAGGAATAACGCCCATGTTCCAAATAATCCGCGCCATCTGCGAAGACGATCGCGACTTGACACAAGTAAGCCTCATCTACGCGAACCGCTCAGAACAAGATATTCTTCTACGCAACGAACTCGAAACCTTTGCGCGTCGATACCCCCAGAATTTCCGCCTGTACTACGTTGTTGAAAACGCACCAGAAAATTGGACTTTTGGCACGGGGTACGCTACACAAGAGCTCATGCAGGAAAAGTTCCCCGCGCCAGGCGCCGACTCGAAGATCATGCTGTGCGGACCGCCGGGGATGGTAAAGGCGGCAAAGACCTCGCTTGGCAACCTTGGCTTCGAGCAGCCCGGCGCTTCTGCCAAGATGAGCGATCACATCTTTTGCTTCTAG